One Nocardia huaxiensis genomic window, GCGACGAACCACGGATCGGTCTCGGTCCAATAGCTGATCTGATCGGTGATCGAGTCGTCGCGAGTGGGTATGTCGCGGCCGCCGCGCGTGAGGAAGTGCTCACTCAGCGACAGCCCGCTGACCAGCGAGCCGATCAGGATCAGTCGGCCGACGAGATCGGGGTGCTCGAGCGCGCACCACAGCGTCACCAGGCCGCCGAACGAACAGCCGATCAAGGTCACCGGCTCGTCCGCGACCGCGCGCGCCACGGCGGCGAGATCCTCGGAACTGGAATACGGACCGGTCGGCCGAGGTGAGCGTCCGTACCCGCGCCGATCCCAGCGCACCACCCGATGATCCTTCGCCAGCGCCTCGAACTGCGCATCCCACGAGCCGCAGTGCGAGAGCGCGTCATGGGTGAAGACCACCGGCGGCCCCGCGCCCGCCGCCTCCACGAAGAGACCGGCCGCCGCCCGCACCTGCTCGGAGCCCCCGCTCGCCATCTCTCAACTGTAGATTTCCGCTCGCCTCGAGATCGTGGAAACCGGGTGATACCCGGACCCGGCCGCGCGGTCGCCGACCACGCGCTGAGCTGGCAGAACCCGGTGGATCGGGCATGGTCGCGGGCTCTGGGCGGCTGTGTGCGCGGTCACGCCGGGAGAAAATCGGCCGTCTCGCGCGTTGTAGGGGTGAATCGATCGAAAGGATCGCCCGGATGCCTGCCCTCCTGTTCCTCGCGTACTTCGCCGCCGAGATCGCCACGCTCGTGCTCGTCGGGCATTTC contains:
- a CDS encoding alpha/beta fold hydrolase, translating into MASGGSEQVRAAAGLFVEAAGAGPPVVFTHDALSHCGSWDAQFEALAKDHRVVRWDRRGYGRSPRPTGPYSSSEDLAAVARAVADEPVTLIGCSFGGLVTLWCALEHPDLVGRLILIGSLVSGLSLSEHFLTRGGRDIPTRDDSITDQISYWTETDPWFVAPANPGARQRLRDILRASPGNLDPPMELERMSQAPALPRLGEIAVPTLVVVGEFDHPDVHAHCGAIEAGIPAAARIVLGGSGHLPQLETPAACTTVIREFLDESS